A genomic segment from Halorubrum depositum encodes:
- a CDS encoding inorganic phosphate transporter — protein MVVATVLTLGVAGAASLFMAWSIGAGSSGSTPFAPAVGANAISVMRAGLVVGVLGLLGAVLQGANVTEAVGTELIGGVTLTAGAAIVALVTAAGLVAIGVFAGYPIATAFTVTGAVVGVGLAMGGDPAWPKYREILTLWVLTPFVGGGIAYAVARSLIGERLPERPLTAALAGLVGAIVANVGFALLGPPGEQASLSEAVGPALGVGAIGTPLVTVAVAAVVTAAVYLDLGRDREGAQRRFLLAMGGLVAFSAGGSQVGLAIGPLVPLFVGDAGIPLWALLVGGGVGLLAGSWTGAPRMIKAIAQDYASMGPRRSISALIPSFAIAQTAVAFGIPVSFNEIIVSAIVGAGYAAGDAGVSRAKMGYTVLAWIGSLVGSLALGYGIYSAVRFVL, from the coding sequence ATGGTCGTCGCCACCGTCCTCACCCTCGGCGTCGCCGGCGCGGCGAGCCTCTTCATGGCGTGGTCGATCGGCGCCGGCTCGTCGGGGTCGACCCCGTTCGCGCCGGCGGTCGGCGCGAACGCGATCTCCGTGATGCGCGCCGGCCTGGTCGTCGGCGTCCTCGGGCTGCTCGGCGCGGTGCTGCAGGGCGCGAACGTGACCGAGGCGGTCGGCACCGAGCTGATCGGCGGCGTCACGCTCACTGCCGGCGCGGCCATCGTCGCGCTGGTCACCGCCGCCGGGCTCGTCGCGATCGGCGTCTTCGCGGGGTACCCGATCGCGACCGCGTTCACGGTCACCGGCGCGGTGGTCGGCGTCGGCCTCGCGATGGGCGGCGACCCCGCGTGGCCGAAGTACAGGGAGATACTCACGCTGTGGGTGCTCACCCCGTTCGTCGGCGGCGGCATCGCCTACGCAGTGGCGCGCTCGCTCATCGGCGAGCGCCTCCCCGAGCGACCGCTCACCGCGGCGCTCGCGGGACTCGTCGGTGCGATCGTTGCGAACGTCGGATTCGCGCTGCTCGGCCCGCCGGGCGAGCAGGCGTCGCTCTCGGAGGCGGTCGGCCCCGCGCTCGGCGTCGGCGCGATCGGAACGCCCCTCGTCACGGTCGCGGTCGCGGCGGTCGTCACCGCCGCGGTGTACCTCGACCTCGGCCGCGACCGCGAGGGCGCCCAGCGGCGGTTCCTGCTCGCGATGGGCGGGCTCGTCGCCTTCTCCGCCGGCGGGTCGCAGGTCGGGCTGGCGATCGGTCCGCTCGTGCCCCTGTTCGTCGGCGACGCCGGCATCCCGCTGTGGGCGCTGCTCGTCGGGGGCGGCGTCGGCCTGCTGGCCGGCTCGTGGACCGGGGCGCCGCGGATGATCAAGGCGATCGCGCAGGACTACGCCTCGATGGGGCCGCGGCGATCGATCTCGGCGCTCATCCCGTCGTTCGCGATCGCACAGACCGCGGTCGCGTTCGGGATCCCCGTCTCGTTCAACGAGATCATCGTTTCCGCGATCGTCGGCGCCGGCTACGCGGCCGGCGACGCGGGCGTCAGCCGGGCGAAGATGGGGTACACGGTGCTCGCGTGGATCGGATCGCTCGTCGGGTCGCTCGCACTCGGCTACGGGATCTACTCGGCGGTGCGGTTCGTGCTCTGA
- a CDS encoding DUF6432 family protein, which translates to MAAKPEYRDRPDVEVALLDALVDRGDEGMTVLELRAAVDADIDAVEEALSALKEDSLITVESEESVRVYAHDRVIPDPDAPSEERHGGLVDTIRDRLGL; encoded by the coding sequence ATGGCCGCAAAGCCGGAATACCGCGACCGCCCCGACGTCGAGGTCGCGCTGCTGGACGCCCTCGTCGACCGCGGCGACGAGGGGATGACGGTCTTGGAGCTCCGCGCGGCCGTCGACGCCGACATCGACGCCGTCGAGGAGGCGCTCTCCGCGCTGAAGGAGGACTCGCTCATCACCGTCGAGAGCGAGGAGAGCGTCCGCGTCTACGCGCACGACCGCGTGATCCCCGACCCCGATGCGCCGAGCGAGGAGCGCCACGGCGGGCTCGTCGACACCATCCGCGACCGGCTCGGGCTGTAG
- a CDS encoding TIGR01548 family HAD-type hydrolase, with translation MQVDAVVLDIDGVLVDVGDSYRRAIIESVDRVCGKTIDRDTVQAFKDAGGFNNDWELTDAAALYVLARREGLGMDPDAFTDRVAEAGGGLAAAKAVVGDLPRVAQARVRDQWDTELLRETFQALYLGEELYRELEGGEPPLSAPGYIHDEPTLVDPETIANLTERFDVGVLTGRPAAEAEIALERVGLDVPEDRRFTMDDWEEGKPHPRALVELAERFGAERVAFAGDTLDDVRTARNADDEDPGRVYYGIGVLTGGLTGEDGRRKFAENGADAVVDDVNELVELLE, from the coding sequence ATGCAGGTCGACGCAGTCGTTCTCGACATCGACGGCGTCCTCGTCGACGTGGGCGACTCGTACCGGCGGGCGATAATCGAGTCCGTCGACAGGGTGTGCGGCAAGACGATCGACCGCGACACGGTCCAGGCGTTCAAAGACGCCGGCGGATTCAACAACGACTGGGAGCTGACGGACGCGGCCGCGCTGTACGTGCTGGCGCGCCGCGAAGGGCTCGGGATGGACCCCGACGCGTTCACCGACCGGGTCGCCGAGGCCGGGGGCGGCCTCGCCGCGGCGAAGGCGGTCGTCGGCGACCTCCCCCGAGTCGCGCAGGCGCGGGTCCGCGACCAGTGGGACACCGAACTCCTCCGCGAGACGTTCCAGGCGCTGTACCTCGGCGAGGAGCTGTACCGGGAGCTCGAGGGGGGCGAACCGCCGCTGTCGGCGCCGGGGTACATCCACGACGAGCCGACGCTGGTCGACCCGGAGACGATCGCGAACCTCACCGAGCGGTTCGACGTGGGCGTGTTGACGGGGCGGCCCGCGGCCGAGGCGGAGATCGCCTTGGAGCGCGTCGGCCTCGACGTCCCCGAGGACCGGCGGTTCACGATGGACGACTGGGAGGAGGGAAAACCCCATCCGCGGGCGCTCGTCGAGCTCGCGGAGCGGTTCGGCGCCGAGCGCGTCGCGTTCGCCGGCGACACCCTCGACGACGTCCGGACCGCGCGCAACGCCGACGACGAGGACCCGGGCCGGGTCTACTACGGGATCGGCGTGCTGACGGGCGGCCTGACCGGCGAGGACGGTCGCCGGAAGTTCGCCGAAAACGGGGCCGACGCGGTCGTCGACGACGTGAACGAACTGGTCGAGCTGTTGGAGTAG
- a CDS encoding group I intron-associated PD-(D/E)XK endonuclease yields MSRSEQYDRLDEPQKRGQATEAIVTGELIARDVSVLTPACDNEPYDLVAEVAGEFYRLQVKTAYDSKRDGAVVFRTRSVRTKSEGYEREGYEGEIDYFAVFNVGEEEIYLVPIEDAGATTTTIRYEPAANNNRANVNWHAEYRLDTVLSHLRSG; encoded by the coding sequence ATGTCGCGCTCCGAACAGTACGACCGGCTTGATGAGCCACAGAAACGCGGTCAGGCAACCGAAGCGATCGTCACGGGAGAACTGATCGCTCGTGACGTCTCCGTTCTTACACCGGCATGCGACAACGAACCGTACGACCTCGTGGCGGAGGTCGCCGGTGAATTCTATCGACTTCAGGTCAAAACTGCTTATGATAGCAAACGCGATGGCGCCGTGGTATTTCGGACCCGAAGCGTCCGAACCAAAAGCGAGGGATACGAGCGGGAAGGATACGAGGGCGAGATCGATTACTTCGCCGTGTTCAACGTCGGAGAAGAGGAGATATATCTCGTCCCGATCGAGGACGCCGGAGCGACGACGACCACGATCCGATACGAACCCGCCGCGAACAACAATCGGGCGAACGTGAACTGGCACGCGGAGTATCGGCTCGATACCGTCCTCTCTCATCTCCGATCGGGGTAA
- the ygfZ gene encoding CAF17-like 4Fe-4S cluster assembly/insertion protein YgfZ codes for MTLVSGTHGAHGATYRDRGGRRVVDHYGKPERVGKAVRNVVGVVEMGYGVLAITGEDRVEFVDNAVTNRVPAEDGQGVYALLLDPQGGIETDMYVYNADERLLVFLPPERTDDVAEDWSSKVFIQDVTVADASDEFGVFGVHGPKSTEKIASVLGGPGAPEKPLSFVRGSMVDAGVTVIATDAPLGEEGYEVVCAADHAEEVFDTLINRGLNAAPFGYRTWDALSAEAGTPLFEYELEGTVPNVLGLRNALDFEKGCYVGQEVVSRVENQGRPSRRLVGLRLGGLADATAEIDGDADPEGYDEVLPTPGAAVFAGDEAVGEVTRAAVGPASGEPIALALVRYDADLDPVTVRVDGDEVAAARADLPFVDGSARSGRIPTYPSDE; via the coding sequence ATGACTCTCGTCTCCGGCACGCACGGCGCCCACGGCGCGACGTACCGCGACCGCGGCGGCCGCCGCGTGGTCGATCACTACGGGAAGCCAGAGCGCGTCGGGAAGGCGGTCCGCAACGTCGTCGGCGTCGTCGAGATGGGGTACGGCGTGCTCGCGATCACCGGCGAGGACCGCGTCGAGTTCGTCGACAACGCCGTCACCAACCGCGTCCCGGCCGAGGACGGACAGGGGGTGTACGCCCTCCTGCTCGATCCGCAGGGCGGCATCGAGACGGACATGTACGTGTACAACGCCGACGAGCGGCTCCTCGTCTTCCTCCCGCCCGAGCGCACCGACGACGTCGCCGAGGACTGGTCGAGCAAGGTGTTCATCCAGGACGTGACGGTCGCGGACGCCTCCGACGAGTTCGGCGTCTTCGGCGTCCACGGCCCGAAGTCGACCGAGAAGATCGCCTCGGTCCTCGGCGGGCCCGGCGCCCCGGAGAAGCCGCTCTCGTTCGTCCGCGGCTCGATGGTCGACGCCGGCGTCACCGTGATCGCGACCGACGCGCCGCTCGGAGAGGAAGGGTACGAGGTCGTCTGCGCGGCCGACCACGCCGAGGAGGTGTTCGACACGCTGATCAACCGCGGGCTCAACGCGGCCCCGTTCGGCTACCGGACGTGGGACGCGCTCTCCGCCGAGGCCGGCACGCCGCTCTTCGAGTACGAGCTGGAGGGGACGGTGCCGAACGTCCTCGGGCTCCGGAACGCCTTAGACTTCGAGAAGGGGTGTTACGTCGGCCAGGAGGTCGTCTCCCGCGTCGAGAACCAGGGTCGCCCGAGCCGCCGACTCGTCGGGCTCAGGCTCGGCGGGCTCGCCGACGCGACCGCCGAGATCGACGGCGACGCCGACCCGGAGGGGTACGACGAGGTCCTGCCGACCCCCGGCGCGGCCGTCTTCGCCGGCGACGAGGCGGTCGGCGAGGTGACCCGCGCGGCGGTCGGTCCCGCCTCGGGCGAGCCGATCGCGCTGGCGCTGGTACGGTACGACGCCGACCTCGACCCCGTGACCGTGCGCGTCGACGGCGACGAGGTCGCGGCGGCCCGCGCCGATCTCCCGTTCGTCGACGGGAGTGCTCGGTCCGGACGGATTCCGACGTACCCGAGCGACGAGTAG
- a CDS encoding archaemetzincin family Zn-dependent metalloprotease — translation MLVDIVPVGEVTPRVKREASGALRSVYDCDVTVHDDQPIPETAYDEGRDQYRAEDLIETVSRVGGGEKNIGITPQDLYYRRRNYVFGLAYLNGNGSVISTHRLRTSSDGGVSTKPAVDVFSDRVRKEVVHEIGHTLGLEHCDNSKCVMSFSPTVREVDVKEENLCGSCSRLVR, via the coding sequence ATGCTCGTGGACATCGTCCCCGTCGGGGAGGTCACCCCCCGCGTGAAACGGGAGGCCTCCGGCGCGCTCCGATCGGTATACGACTGTGACGTCACGGTCCACGACGATCAGCCGATCCCCGAGACCGCCTACGACGAGGGTCGCGACCAGTACCGCGCCGAGGACCTGATCGAGACGGTCAGTCGGGTCGGGGGCGGCGAGAAGAACATCGGTATCACCCCGCAGGACCTCTACTACCGCCGCCGGAACTACGTGTTCGGGCTCGCGTACCTCAACGGCAACGGCTCCGTGATCTCCACCCACCGGCTCCGCACCTCCTCCGACGGGGGAGTGTCCACGAAGCCCGCGGTCGACGTGTTCTCGGACCGCGTCCGGAAGGAAGTGGTCCACGAGATCGGCCACACGCTCGGGCTGGAACACTGCGACAACAGCAAGTGCGTCATGTCCTTCTCCCCGACCGTCCGCGAGGTCGATGTGAAAGAGGAGAACCTCTGCGGCTCCTGTTCTCGGCTCGTGCGGTAA
- a CDS encoding UPF0146 family protein, which produces MVSPPRRALVEELARHDRLLEVGVGDRPGVARSLAERGRDVVAIDVAVGERTLAAAGETEASTVTGSLRAVEADVLGLAEAAGGGVDPDLRETVGDPDAVYACNLPAELQRPTVALAERLDAACLFTTLGFEEPTVPVRRRSLAGTTVYVARGGSAGSGSPGTGRGR; this is translated from the coding sequence GTGGTCTCACCGCCCCGTCGGGCGCTCGTCGAGGAGCTCGCCCGCCACGACCGGCTGCTGGAGGTCGGCGTCGGCGACCGTCCCGGCGTCGCGCGATCGCTCGCCGAGCGCGGCCGCGACGTCGTCGCGATCGACGTCGCCGTCGGCGAGCGCACGCTGGCGGCCGCCGGCGAGACGGAGGCGTCGACGGTCACCGGCTCGCTCCGCGCCGTCGAGGCCGACGTGCTGGGTCTCGCGGAGGCCGCGGGCGGCGGGGTCGATCCCGACCTCCGCGAGACGGTCGGCGACCCCGACGCGGTGTACGCCTGCAACCTCCCCGCGGAGCTCCAGCGCCCGACGGTCGCGCTCGCCGAGCGCCTCGACGCCGCGTGCCTGTTCACCACCCTCGGCTTCGAGGAGCCGACGGTGCCGGTCCGTCGCCGGTCGCTCGCCGGAACCACCGTCTACGTCGCTCGCGGCGGCTCGGCGGGAAGCGGCTCCCCCGGAACCGGCCGCGGACGGTGA